The Mycolicibacterium flavescens genome has a segment encoding these proteins:
- the nfrA2 gene encoding nitroreductase: MDVYDAVKSRRAVRGFTDEPVPVEVLERVLDAARWAPSGSNLQPWRIYVVTGEPLERLKKLATERVAAGDPWDEREYQLYPRELKSPYGDRRSEFGRERYSALGIEREDWEARQRAAIANWDCFGAPAALFCYIDRDLGRPQRADLGMYLQTVMLLLRAEGLHSCPQMAWSQVRETVADVVQPPDELMLFCGMSIGYQDPGESYIRTGRAPVEETVSFVGA; the protein is encoded by the coding sequence ATGGACGTCTACGACGCAGTCAAGAGCAGACGGGCGGTGCGGGGATTCACCGACGAACCCGTCCCCGTGGAGGTGCTCGAGCGGGTGCTCGACGCCGCCAGGTGGGCGCCGTCGGGATCCAACCTGCAGCCGTGGCGGATCTACGTCGTGACCGGCGAACCGCTGGAGCGGCTCAAGAAGCTCGCAACGGAGCGGGTGGCGGCGGGAGACCCGTGGGATGAGCGGGAGTACCAGCTGTATCCGCGCGAGCTGAAATCGCCGTACGGCGACCGCCGATCGGAGTTCGGCAGGGAGCGCTACAGCGCGTTGGGCATCGAGCGCGAGGACTGGGAGGCCCGGCAGCGGGCGGCGATCGCGAACTGGGATTGCTTCGGCGCCCCCGCGGCCCTGTTCTGCTACATCGACCGGGATCTCGGTCGCCCGCAACGGGCCGATCTGGGGATGTACCTGCAGACCGTCATGCTGCTGCTGCGGGCCGAGGGCCTGCACAGCTGCCCGCAGATGGCCTGGTCCCAGGTCCGCGAGACCGTCGCGGACGTCGTGCAACCGCCCGACGAGCTCATGCTGTTCTGCGGTATGTCGATCGGCTACCAGGACCCCGGCGAAAGCTACATCCGCACCGGGCGCGCCCCGGTCGAGGAGACCGTCAGCTTCGTCGGCGCCTGA
- the drgA gene encoding nitroreductase, which yields MSQPTNDVWETLATARAIRRFTDEPVDAATLDRCLEAATWAPNGANAQLWRFVVLDSPEQRAVVAQAAQAALRSIESIYGMSRPADDDNSRTGRNNRATYELHDRAGELTSVLFTAFRNEFSSEFLQGGSIFPAMQNFYLAARAQGLGACFTSWASYEGENLIRAAVGVPDEWALAGHIVVGGPRGKHGPVRRRPISDVVFRNHWDAGRSDIIYGAGARKRS from the coding sequence ATGTCGCAGCCCACCAACGATGTCTGGGAGACGCTGGCGACCGCGCGGGCGATCCGCCGGTTCACCGACGAGCCCGTCGACGCGGCGACACTTGACCGCTGCCTAGAGGCCGCGACCTGGGCTCCGAACGGCGCCAATGCGCAGCTGTGGCGGTTCGTCGTGCTCGACTCCCCCGAACAGCGGGCCGTCGTCGCACAGGCCGCACAGGCGGCGTTGCGGTCCATCGAGTCGATCTACGGTATGAGCCGGCCTGCCGACGACGACAACAGCCGGACCGGCCGAAACAACCGCGCTACGTACGAACTTCACGACCGTGCCGGCGAACTCACCTCGGTGCTCTTCACCGCGTTCCGCAATGAGTTCTCGTCCGAGTTCCTGCAGGGCGGGTCGATCTTCCCCGCGATGCAGAACTTCTACCTGGCCGCTCGCGCGCAGGGCCTCGGGGCGTGCTTCACCAGCTGGGCGTCCTACGAGGGCGAGAACCTGATCCGCGCGGCGGTCGGCGTGCCCGACGAGTGGGCGCTGGCCGGGCACATCGTCGTGGGCGGGCCCCGCGGCAAGCACGGCCCGGTACGTCGGCGGCCCATCTCCGACGTCGTGTTTCGGAACCACTGGGACGCCGGCCGCAGCGACATCATCTACGGCGCCGGCGCCCGCAAGCGCTCGTAG
- the gloA gene encoding glyoxalase/bleomycin resistance protein/dioxygenase produces the protein MGVSHVGLRVRDLDNSKRFYKALGFAEVKRLTIPDEMAAGLLPLTPPIGFEAAYLQNDGFVLQLLTFSGHPAPDEPERGMVTAGLTHLSIAVEDIAAAQAAVTSAGGTIIADPGGGFACMARDPEGQLIELVHNRVRPVPPAG, from the coding sequence ATGGGTGTCAGCCATGTCGGCTTACGCGTTCGCGACCTCGACAACTCGAAGCGGTTCTACAAAGCCCTGGGATTCGCCGAGGTGAAGCGGTTGACGATCCCCGACGAGATGGCGGCCGGATTGCTTCCGCTCACCCCGCCGATCGGGTTCGAAGCCGCATACCTGCAGAACGACGGCTTCGTACTGCAGCTGCTGACGTTTTCGGGGCACCCCGCACCGGATGAGCCCGAACGCGGCATGGTCACCGCAGGCCTCACCCACCTGTCGATCGCCGTCGAGGACATCGCCGCGGCGCAGGCGGCGGTCACCTCCGCAGGCGGCACGATCATCGCCGACCCCGGAGGCGGATTCGCCTGTATGGCACGCGATCCGGAGGGTCAGCTCATCGAATTGGTGCACAACAGGGTGCGGCCGGTGCCACCGGCGGGCTGA
- the fabG_41 gene encoding dehydrogenase: MELAYKNALITGGTAGIGLACARLFAREGAAVIITGRDRERGKRAASDIEGNVRFVQADLSDMDSVTSLLEQAGDVDILVNNAAAFPAATTVDQQVGAFELTFDTNVRGSYFLAAGLVPGMLQRGHGSIVNVTTMVASKGVPGAGVYSASKAAVESLTRTWAAEFGPGGVRVNSVAPGPTKTEGVEAEWGETNEELGRALPLGRTAKPREIAEAVLFLASPRASFITGSVLHVDGGGSST; the protein is encoded by the coding sequence ATGGAACTGGCTTACAAGAACGCATTGATCACCGGCGGCACGGCCGGGATCGGGCTCGCGTGCGCGCGGCTGTTCGCGCGCGAGGGAGCCGCCGTGATCATCACCGGCCGCGACCGTGAACGGGGGAAGCGGGCCGCATCGGACATCGAGGGCAACGTGCGCTTCGTCCAGGCCGACCTCTCGGACATGGATTCGGTCACGTCGCTGCTCGAGCAGGCCGGCGACGTCGACATCCTGGTCAACAACGCCGCCGCCTTCCCGGCCGCGACGACCGTCGACCAGCAGGTCGGCGCGTTCGAGCTGACCTTCGACACCAACGTGCGCGGTTCGTACTTCCTGGCTGCGGGTCTGGTGCCCGGGATGCTCCAGCGCGGACACGGTTCGATCGTCAACGTCACGACGATGGTCGCGTCCAAAGGTGTGCCGGGAGCGGGCGTTTACAGCGCGTCCAAGGCCGCCGTCGAGTCGCTGACCCGTACCTGGGCCGCCGAGTTCGGGCCCGGCGGTGTCCGTGTCAACAGCGTCGCCCCCGGCCCCACGAAAACCGAAGGCGTCGAGGCTGAATGGGGTGAGACCAACGAAGAGCTCGGCCGCGCGCTGCCGCTGGGGCGCACGGCGAAGCCCCGGGAGATCGCCGAGGCGGTGCTGTTTTTGGCCTCACCACGCGCGAGCTTCATCACCGGCTCGGTATTGCACGTCGACGGTGGCGGCTCGTCCACCTGA
- the fabG_40 gene encoding short-chain dehydrogenase produces the protein MDDVNRVAVVTGGGSGLGRSIAEHLAREGHSVAVLDVNGDSASLAADDLRAAGAHAVGLQVDVSDQSAVNAAFEAARNTLGPVGILVTSAALAGFTKFDQITLDEWNRYLAVNLTGTFLCLQAALPDMVASQWGRIVTISSAAGQNGAVHQGHYSATKGGVIAMTKTVAAEYAARGITANTIPPFVIDTPMLRAQQRAKKLPPAEMLVRAIPAGRLGTGDDVAATCAFLCSEGAGYVTGQVIGVNGGAVL, from the coding sequence ATGGACGACGTGAACCGCGTAGCAGTGGTCACCGGCGGCGGTTCGGGGCTGGGCCGGTCGATAGCCGAGCATCTCGCCCGCGAGGGGCATTCCGTCGCGGTTCTGGATGTCAATGGCGACTCCGCTTCGCTAGCCGCCGACGATCTGCGGGCGGCGGGAGCCCACGCGGTCGGCCTCCAGGTCGACGTGTCCGATCAGAGCGCGGTGAATGCAGCGTTCGAGGCGGCACGAAACACGTTGGGCCCGGTCGGAATTCTTGTCACGAGCGCCGCGCTGGCCGGGTTCACGAAATTCGACCAGATCACCCTCGACGAGTGGAACCGCTACCTCGCGGTCAACCTGACGGGCACCTTCCTGTGTCTGCAGGCCGCGCTGCCTGACATGGTCGCTTCGCAGTGGGGGCGCATCGTCACCATCTCGTCGGCCGCGGGCCAGAACGGCGCCGTCCATCAGGGCCACTACTCGGCGACCAAGGGCGGGGTCATAGCGATGACCAAGACCGTTGCCGCGGAGTACGCGGCACGGGGGATCACCGCCAACACCATCCCGCCGTTCGTCATCGACACCCCGATGCTGCGCGCACAACAGCGCGCCAAGAAACTGCCGCCGGCAGAGATGCTGGTGCGCGCGATTCCCGCCGGACGCCTGGGCACCGGCGACGACGTGGCGGCCACGTGTGCGTTCCTGTGTTCGGAGGGCGCGGGTTACGTCACCGGTCAGGTGATCGGTGTCAACGGCGGGGCGGTGCTGTGA
- the cyp123 gene encoding cytochrome P450, with protein sequence MTAPVTDELYYDPYDVAIDVDPYPVYRRLRDEAPVYYNDKFGFWGLSRFADVEAALRDVENLSSAKGDILEVVKAEPVMPLGVFINEDPPLHTVHRLLVSRAFTPRKMAAIEDQVRAFCATCLDPLRDGDRFDFTTDLGAEMPMRVIGMLVGMPDSLQRSVRSVAGRRLRNKPGQPLPVSKNNYFNGNMFRDYVAWREKNPSDDLVTELLNVEFADVEGTVRRLSTEELLVFLGVIANAGTETVGRLFGWLGKLLGEHPDQRRELSRDPRLISNAVEEVLRYEPPVHHIARYAANDVVYHGQTIPAGSALLLMSGSANRDDRKFDDPDTFDVHRVANNHLSFGRGTHFCLGASLARVEGRVALEEILKRWPDWTIDIDNAVRAPTATVRGWDSMPAVLG encoded by the coding sequence GTGACGGCGCCGGTGACCGACGAGCTGTACTACGACCCGTACGACGTGGCGATCGACGTCGATCCGTATCCGGTCTACCGACGGCTGCGCGACGAAGCGCCGGTGTATTACAACGACAAGTTCGGGTTCTGGGGCCTGAGCCGGTTCGCCGACGTGGAAGCGGCGCTGCGCGACGTCGAGAACCTCAGCTCCGCCAAGGGTGACATCCTCGAGGTCGTCAAGGCCGAACCGGTGATGCCACTGGGAGTTTTCATCAACGAGGACCCGCCGTTGCACACCGTGCACCGCCTGTTGGTGTCGCGCGCGTTCACCCCGCGCAAGATGGCGGCCATCGAGGATCAGGTGCGGGCCTTCTGCGCGACGTGTCTCGATCCTTTGCGCGACGGTGATCGCTTCGACTTCACCACCGACCTCGGCGCGGAAATGCCTATGCGCGTCATCGGAATGCTGGTCGGTATGCCGGACTCGCTGCAGCGGTCCGTCCGCAGTGTCGCCGGTCGCCGACTTCGCAACAAACCGGGCCAGCCGTTACCGGTGAGCAAGAACAACTACTTCAACGGCAACATGTTTCGCGACTATGTAGCCTGGCGCGAGAAGAATCCGTCAGACGATTTGGTCACCGAACTGCTCAACGTGGAGTTCGCCGACGTCGAGGGCACGGTGCGGAGGTTGAGCACCGAGGAGCTGCTGGTCTTCCTCGGCGTGATCGCCAACGCGGGGACCGAGACGGTGGGGCGGTTGTTCGGTTGGCTGGGCAAGCTGCTCGGCGAGCACCCCGACCAACGACGAGAGTTGAGCCGTGACCCGCGGTTGATCTCCAATGCCGTCGAGGAGGTGCTGCGCTACGAGCCGCCGGTGCACCATATCGCCCGCTACGCGGCCAACGACGTTGTGTACCACGGCCAGACGATACCGGCGGGCAGTGCGCTGCTGCTGATGTCCGGTTCGGCGAACCGCGACGACCGCAAGTTCGACGACCCGGACACGTTCGACGTTCATCGGGTCGCCAACAACCACCTGTCGTTCGGTCGGGGCACGCACTTCTGCCTCGGCGCGTCGCTGGCCCGGGTTGAAGGCCGGGTGGCTCTGGAGGAGATCCTCAAGCGCTGGCCCGACTGGACGATCGACATCGACAACGCCGTGCGGGCGCCGACGGCGACGGTGCGCGGCTGGGACTCGATGCCGGCGGTGCTCGGCTGA
- a CDS encoding aromatic-ring-hydroxylating dioxygenase subunit beta, with protein sequence MTTADDLTQLRSRLQYVEDRIAILDCVMNQARGHDRHDADLMSSVYFSDGVDEHGPVVKVGAEYAEYANDAHSAVFEDHLHNITTHTCEIDGDVAHAESYVMGSMRAKGGKVVALMGGRYLDRLERRDGAWKIALRRCTIEWMMQGDSSVLASGAVKGFIKGKWDRTDLSYARPLQIDSEPVDRW encoded by the coding sequence ATGACCACCGCCGACGATCTCACCCAGTTGCGCAGCCGGCTGCAGTACGTCGAGGACCGGATCGCAATCCTGGACTGCGTGATGAATCAGGCCCGCGGCCACGACCGCCACGACGCCGACCTGATGTCGAGCGTCTACTTCTCCGACGGTGTCGACGAACACGGTCCGGTGGTGAAGGTCGGCGCCGAGTATGCCGAGTACGCCAACGACGCCCACAGCGCCGTGTTCGAGGACCACCTGCACAACATCACCACCCACACCTGCGAGATCGACGGTGACGTCGCCCATGCCGAGAGTTACGTGATGGGCTCGATGCGGGCCAAGGGCGGCAAGGTGGTCGCGCTGATGGGCGGGCGCTATCTCGACCGCCTCGAGCGCCGCGACGGGGCGTGGAAAATCGCGCTGCGGCGTTGCACTATCGAGTGGATGATGCAGGGCGACTCGTCGGTGCTGGCCTCCGGAGCGGTGAAGGGCTTCATCAAGGGCAAGTGGGACCGCACCGACCTGTCCTATGCGCGTCCGCTGCAGATCGACAGCGAGCCCGTCGACCGGTGGTGA
- a CDS encoding luciferase-like protein has translation MDLGFVSLNTPRDLEADVLAAELESRGFESLWLGEHPQIPVAARGQLPAGLLEAQKQMWDPFLSLTVAARATRTLRVGTSVALPLERELFTFAKQVATLDQMSGGRLLLGVGVGMRTELEASSPIAWKDRYRALSDMVAALKKLWVDDEAEHHGQFYSFGPVWSYPKPVQRPHPPLLAATTGPRGTRECLGWADGWLPGDAAFRDLGAALADYRHAAEDAGRDPLALDLTVMAWGDPKPDKLSRYRDLGFNRVVLGGGRRDGDDPSTTLSFLDRYATTADELRWPATR, from the coding sequence GTGGACCTCGGTTTCGTCTCCCTCAACACACCGCGCGACCTCGAAGCCGATGTGCTCGCTGCCGAGCTCGAGTCGCGGGGATTCGAGTCGCTGTGGCTCGGGGAGCACCCGCAGATCCCGGTGGCCGCCCGCGGGCAGCTCCCCGCCGGCCTGCTCGAGGCGCAGAAGCAGATGTGGGATCCTTTCCTGTCGCTGACGGTCGCTGCGCGGGCGACGAGGACGTTGCGGGTCGGCACCTCGGTGGCTCTACCGCTGGAACGCGAATTATTCACGTTCGCAAAGCAAGTCGCGACGCTGGATCAGATGAGCGGGGGCCGCCTGCTGCTGGGCGTAGGCGTGGGTATGCGCACGGAACTGGAAGCGAGCAGTCCGATCGCGTGGAAGGACCGGTACCGCGCCTTGAGCGACATGGTCGCCGCTCTGAAGAAGCTGTGGGTCGACGACGAGGCCGAACACCACGGGCAGTTCTACAGTTTCGGGCCGGTATGGAGTTATCCCAAGCCGGTTCAGCGGCCACATCCGCCGCTGTTGGCGGCCACCACGGGCCCGAGGGGGACGCGCGAGTGTCTCGGTTGGGCCGACGGCTGGTTGCCCGGCGATGCGGCGTTCCGCGACCTGGGTGCGGCATTGGCCGACTACCGGCATGCCGCCGAGGACGCCGGCCGCGATCCGTTGGCGCTGGACCTGACGGTCATGGCCTGGGGCGATCCGAAACCCGACAAGCTCTCGCGATACCGGGACCTCGGCTTCAACCGGGTCGTCCTCGGCGGCGGTCGGCGCGATGGCGACGACCCGTCGACGACACTGAGCTTCCTCGATCGTTACGCCACCACGGCCGACGAACTCCGTTGGCCAGCAACCCGATAG
- a CDS encoding cupin domain-containing protein: MTEKQDNSWESALTVVQEAQPPFIPADAHAMTVVVDYPPGSPGAPPHRHPGGPAFGYMLEGEMLFELEGRPPRVIRAGEAFWEPGGDVIHYSDANNRDDMRCRFTVTMLCVPDQPMLVLVDEAELAARRHLRVPAEPTVQE; encoded by the coding sequence ATGACTGAAAAGCAGGACAACTCGTGGGAGAGCGCTCTGACCGTTGTGCAGGAGGCGCAGCCGCCGTTCATCCCCGCGGACGCGCACGCGATGACCGTCGTCGTCGACTACCCGCCGGGAAGCCCCGGCGCCCCACCACATCGCCACCCCGGTGGTCCCGCGTTCGGGTACATGCTCGAAGGCGAGATGCTGTTCGAGCTGGAAGGCCGACCGCCGCGGGTGATCCGGGCCGGTGAGGCGTTCTGGGAACCCGGCGGCGACGTCATCCACTACTCCGATGCCAACAACCGCGACGACATGCGCTGTCGTTTCACCGTGACGATGCTCTGCGTTCCCGATCAGCCGATGCTGGTGCTGGTCGACGAAGCAGAACTCGCAGCGCGCAGGCACTTGCGGGTGCCCGCCGAACCCACTGTGCAGGAGTGA
- the budC_2 gene encoding short-chain dehydrogenase/reductase SDR has protein sequence MQLAGRVALITGGGSGIGRAAAQRLSAEGMRVCVLDIDGAAAHAVADPLGGLALACDVADPDQVVTAFARCAEELGGLDLALLNAGITIRWSGDIGVLDLADYRKSLGVNLDGVVFGMVTAVRTMRSLGVADRAILATASLAGLMPWHPDPVYALGKHAVVGLMRSVAPNLAAERIAVHTICPGITETGALGDRRALVEGIGVPVMEPEASADAVVIAATAPLDASGSCWVVEHGRDAWPMQFAELETPDSRLNLPAGRSRR, from the coding sequence ATGCAGCTGGCCGGGCGCGTCGCGCTGATCACCGGCGGCGGATCGGGTATCGGTCGCGCCGCCGCCCAACGGCTTTCGGCCGAAGGTATGCGGGTCTGCGTGCTCGACATCGACGGCGCCGCCGCACATGCCGTGGCCGATCCGTTGGGCGGGCTGGCGCTGGCGTGCGATGTCGCCGACCCTGATCAGGTGGTGACTGCGTTCGCGCGGTGCGCCGAGGAGCTCGGCGGGCTGGATCTCGCGCTGTTGAACGCCGGCATCACGATCAGGTGGTCGGGTGACATCGGTGTGCTCGACCTCGCCGACTACCGAAAGTCGTTGGGAGTCAATCTCGACGGCGTGGTGTTCGGCATGGTCACCGCCGTGCGCACGATGCGTTCCCTCGGCGTCGCCGACCGCGCTATCCTGGCGACCGCATCGCTGGCCGGCCTGATGCCGTGGCACCCCGATCCGGTGTATGCGCTCGGCAAGCACGCCGTGGTCGGCCTGATGCGTTCCGTGGCTCCGAACCTCGCCGCGGAGCGCATCGCGGTACACACGATCTGCCCGGGCATCACCGAGACGGGTGCCCTCGGCGACCGCCGCGCGCTGGTCGAAGGAATCGGGGTACCGGTGATGGAACCGGAGGCCAGCGCCGACGCGGTCGTCATCGCAGCGACGGCGCCGCTGGACGCCAGCGGGTCGTGCTGGGTTGTTGAGCACGGAAGAGACGCATGGCCAATGCAATTCGCCGAGCTCGAAACCCCCGACAGCCGGCTCAACCTACCGGCGGGCCGTTCTCGGCGCTGA
- the bepR_2 gene encoding TetR family transcriptional regulator, whose translation MAASPRRVGAETSKTRDTLLDAVEKMMLEEGYASVSYRALAAKAGVTASLVQYYFPSLDDIFLAAIRRYSERNLAVLSKALETRSEDPLHALWEYSWDEATGALITEFMALGNHRKSIASEIAEVTNRVREIQVDALAQRYGARTRFEGDLSLGAAVLLITGIPKFLNLEEGVGVDAAHTDVVKAVEKYLDAIEPRPARRKPRKGSSTRR comes from the coding sequence ATGGCAGCATCGCCCCGCCGCGTCGGCGCGGAGACGTCGAAGACACGTGACACCCTGCTCGACGCCGTTGAGAAGATGATGCTCGAAGAGGGATACGCCAGCGTGAGCTATCGCGCGCTGGCCGCGAAGGCCGGCGTCACCGCGAGCCTGGTGCAGTACTACTTCCCCTCGCTCGACGACATCTTCTTGGCCGCGATCCGCCGCTACTCGGAGCGCAATCTCGCGGTGTTGAGCAAGGCGCTCGAGACACGGTCCGAGGATCCGCTCCATGCGCTGTGGGAGTACAGCTGGGACGAGGCGACCGGTGCCCTGATCACCGAATTCATGGCGCTGGGCAACCATCGCAAGTCGATCGCGTCGGAGATCGCCGAGGTCACCAACCGGGTCCGCGAGATACAGGTCGACGCGCTGGCGCAGCGGTATGGCGCCCGCACCCGATTTGAGGGCGACCTGTCGTTGGGTGCCGCCGTACTGCTGATCACCGGAATCCCCAAGTTTCTCAACCTCGAAGAGGGTGTCGGCGTCGACGCAGCGCACACCGACGTCGTCAAGGCTGTCGAGAAGTACCTCGACGCGATCGAACCGCGACCCGCGCGCCGCAAGCCGAGGAAGGGTTCGTCCACTCGCCGCTGA
- the rpoE_3 gene encoding RNA polymerase sigma factor, sigma-70 family: MTITSLPARTAPDPELAARFARDVQPLFEVLARGARRLARNDADAEDLLQDALLHAYSGFESFREGSNLKAWLFRILYNRWVSAHRCKQRRVTEVPADNMTEGELFDCAKHQPGGLRSAEVEVLDALPHGDVKAAMAAMPEGFREVLYYADVEGYTYAETARILDIPMGTVMSRISRARQRMRIALAHLAHDRAETLETCIA, translated from the coding sequence ATGACCATCACGTCCCTTCCCGCCAGGACCGCCCCGGACCCAGAACTCGCCGCGCGGTTCGCCCGCGACGTTCAACCACTGTTCGAGGTGCTGGCGCGGGGTGCTCGCCGGCTGGCCCGCAACGACGCGGATGCCGAGGACCTGCTGCAGGACGCGCTCCTACACGCCTACAGCGGGTTCGAGTCCTTCCGGGAGGGCAGCAACCTCAAGGCGTGGCTGTTCCGCATCCTCTACAACCGCTGGGTCAGCGCGCACCGCTGCAAACAACGTCGCGTGACCGAAGTTCCCGCGGACAACATGACCGAAGGCGAGTTGTTCGATTGCGCCAAACACCAGCCCGGCGGCCTGCGCTCGGCCGAGGTCGAGGTGCTCGACGCCCTGCCCCACGGTGACGTCAAAGCCGCGATGGCCGCGATGCCGGAGGGCTTCCGCGAGGTTTTGTACTACGCCGACGTCGAGGGATACACCTACGCCGAGACGGCCAGGATCCTCGACATCCCGATGGGCACCGTGATGTCGCGGATCTCGCGTGCCAGGCAGCGGATGCGCATCGCGCTGGCCCATCTCGCGCACGACCGCGCGGAAACCCTCGAAACCTGCATCGCCTGA
- the kduD_2 gene encoding short-chain dehydrogenase/reductase SDR produces the protein MTVNDRFSMEGRVAVITGGGTGIGRGSALTLAERGADIVLAGRRAEPLKSTVSEIESLGRRALAVPTDVTRADACRALVDTTLVEFGRVDVLVNNAGGGETKSIMKWTDDEWQHVLDLNLSSAWYLSRAAVEPMIKQGKGAIVNISSGASLLAMPQAVAYAAAKAGLNNLTGSMAAAWTRKGVRVNAIACGAIRTPGLESDAQRQGFDIDMIGQTNGAGRVGEPDEIGHGVLFFASDASSFCSGQTLYMHGGPGPAGV, from the coding sequence ATGACCGTGAACGACAGATTCTCGATGGAGGGGCGGGTCGCCGTCATCACCGGTGGCGGAACCGGCATCGGCCGCGGATCGGCACTGACGCTGGCCGAACGCGGCGCCGACATCGTGCTCGCCGGGCGCCGCGCCGAACCGTTGAAGTCCACCGTGAGCGAGATCGAGTCGCTGGGCCGCCGCGCGCTGGCGGTGCCGACCGACGTCACCCGGGCCGACGCGTGTCGCGCGTTGGTCGACACGACGCTGGTCGAGTTCGGTCGCGTCGACGTGCTGGTGAACAACGCCGGTGGCGGCGAGACGAAGTCGATCATGAAGTGGACCGACGACGAGTGGCAGCACGTTCTCGACCTGAACCTGTCGAGCGCTTGGTACCTGTCGCGCGCGGCGGTCGAGCCGATGATCAAGCAGGGTAAGGGCGCCATCGTCAACATCTCCTCGGGCGCCAGCCTGCTGGCGATGCCGCAGGCGGTGGCCTACGCCGCGGCCAAGGCCGGGCTGAACAACCTGACCGGGTCGATGGCCGCGGCGTGGACCCGTAAAGGCGTGCGGGTCAACGCGATCGCCTGCGGGGCCATCCGCACACCCGGCCTCGAATCCGACGCGCAGCGGCAGGGTTTCGACATCGACATGATCGGCCAGACCAACGGCGCGGGCCGCGTCGGCGAGCCCGACGAGATCGGGCACGGCGTACTATTCTTCGCCTCCGACGCCTCCAGTTTCTGTTCGGGCCAGACGCTGTACATGCATGGCGGCCCCGGCCCGGCGGGGGTGTGA